Proteins encoded by one window of Streptomyces sp. LX-29:
- a CDS encoding peptidase domain-containing ABC transporter, with protein sequence MPRVPVIVQMTATECGPSCLAMVLGGLGRATRVRELRAQFGVGRDGTSARRIIEVARDHGLAARGLRVDAAGLAAVRLPAIAHWREDHFTVLEKVGPRRIRMVDPEYGRRSMTHGEFFAEFSGTVLEFTPGEAVERRRGRIRDHLALRFLRDLVRLAPYLMLLAVVLSAVVQVLGLASAWATKYGVDVLIGQGADMLSLFAVGVGAYVVTQAVVTLSRGLALLVLQRRLDRALGERFMTHLMRLPYAYFQNRGAGDLMSRLSSNMAVRDMLTSQFATLILDTVFVFVFTALLAAMSPAYAAVVAVLAVTQVGIVLITLRRIHERAQCELSAEAKAQSSAIDALAGAEYLKSSGLSDWALRRWAERFATSIEAGFRRQRLDLVNESAMGVFRVAAPLVLLLFGILQVSAGRMSLGTMLGLNVIAGQLLAPVSQVMGAVRYLQTLGSHLERIYDVLNEEPEPTRPQALQPAGLRGEIELRGVDFRYDLGAPPVLKDIDLRVAPGSKVAIVGSTGSGKTTLARLFTGLLQPTAGTVLVDGRPLDDYDLEPLRRRFGVVTQFPYIFGGSIRENLTLGRGGVSDDELREALRKVQFLADLELMPMGLSTSVGEGGSALSGGQRQRLAIARALLAKTNVLLLDEATSHLDTLTEAAIAAELSALGCTRVVIAHRISTVSDADQIVVLHHGEIVERGDHEELMALDGRYAALVQQQTARLTGRATTGR encoded by the coding sequence GTGCCCCGCGTCCCGGTGATCGTGCAGATGACCGCCACCGAGTGCGGCCCGAGCTGTCTCGCAATGGTGCTGGGCGGTCTGGGACGTGCGACCCGGGTTCGGGAGCTGCGCGCCCAATTCGGGGTGGGCCGCGACGGCACCAGCGCCCGCCGCATCATCGAGGTGGCCCGCGACCACGGGTTGGCCGCACGGGGACTTCGGGTGGACGCTGCCGGGCTGGCCGCCGTCCGCCTGCCCGCCATCGCTCATTGGCGCGAGGACCATTTCACCGTGCTCGAAAAGGTGGGGCCGCGCCGGATCCGGATGGTCGACCCCGAGTACGGCCGGCGGTCGATGACCCACGGCGAGTTCTTCGCGGAATTCTCCGGCACCGTCCTGGAATTCACGCCGGGCGAGGCGGTGGAACGCCGGCGCGGCCGGATCCGCGACCATCTGGCTCTGCGGTTCCTGCGTGACCTGGTCCGCCTCGCCCCCTACCTCATGCTGCTCGCCGTCGTCCTCTCGGCCGTGGTGCAGGTGCTCGGCCTCGCCTCGGCCTGGGCGACCAAGTACGGCGTGGACGTCCTCATCGGACAGGGCGCGGACATGCTGTCGCTCTTCGCCGTAGGTGTCGGCGCCTACGTGGTGACCCAGGCAGTCGTCACGCTGTCCCGGGGGCTGGCGCTGCTGGTGCTGCAACGGCGCCTCGACCGGGCCTTGGGCGAGCGCTTCATGACCCACCTGATGCGGCTGCCGTACGCCTACTTCCAGAACCGCGGCGCCGGTGACCTGATGTCCCGGCTCAGCAGCAACATGGCCGTCCGCGACATGCTGACCTCGCAGTTTGCCACGCTCATCCTGGACACTGTCTTCGTCTTCGTGTTCACCGCGCTGCTGGCGGCGATGAGCCCGGCGTACGCGGCGGTGGTCGCGGTGCTGGCGGTCACCCAGGTGGGTATCGTGCTGATCACGCTCCGGCGGATCCACGAGCGTGCCCAGTGCGAGCTGTCCGCCGAAGCGAAGGCGCAGAGCAGCGCTATCGACGCGCTGGCCGGTGCGGAGTACCTGAAAAGCTCGGGGCTGTCCGACTGGGCGTTGCGGCGGTGGGCCGAACGGTTCGCCACATCGATCGAGGCCGGCTTCCGGCGGCAGCGGCTGGACCTCGTCAACGAGTCGGCGATGGGCGTGTTCCGCGTCGCCGCGCCGCTGGTACTGCTGCTCTTCGGGATCCTTCAGGTGTCCGCTGGGCGGATGTCCCTCGGAACCATGCTCGGCCTGAACGTCATCGCCGGTCAGCTGCTCGCGCCCGTCAGCCAGGTGATGGGGGCTGTGCGCTACCTGCAGACGCTCGGCTCGCACCTGGAGCGCATCTACGACGTACTGAACGAGGAGCCCGAGCCGACCCGCCCGCAGGCACTCCAGCCGGCTGGGCTCCGCGGTGAGATCGAGCTGCGCGGGGTCGATTTCCGGTACGACCTCGGTGCACCGCCCGTGCTCAAGGACATTGACCTGCGCGTGGCGCCCGGGTCGAAGGTGGCCATCGTCGGGTCCACCGGCTCTGGAAAGACGACACTTGCGCGGCTCTTCACCGGGCTGCTGCAGCCAACCGCGGGAACTGTCCTGGTGGACGGGCGACCGCTCGATGACTACGACCTGGAACCGCTGCGCCGGCGATTCGGCGTGGTCACGCAGTTCCCGTACATATTCGGCGGCTCGATCCGGGAGAACCTGACGCTCGGCCGGGGCGGCGTAAGCGACGACGAACTGCGCGAGGCACTGCGCAAGGTGCAGTTCCTGGCGGATCTGGAGCTCATGCCGATGGGGCTCAGCACCAGTGTGGGCGAAGGCGGCAGCGCGCTCTCGGGTGGCCAGCGGCAGCGACTGGCCATCGCCCGGGCGCTGTTGGCCAAGACCAATGTGCTGCTGCTCGACGAGGCGACCAGCCACCTGGACACGCTGACTGAGGCCGCGATCGCCGCCGAGCTGTCGGCGCTCGGCTGCACCCGGGTGGTGATCGCACACCGGATCAGCACGGTCAGCGACGCGGACCAGATCGTGGTGCTGCACCACGGTGAGATCGTCGAACGCGGCGATCACGAGGAGTTGATGGCGTTGGACGGCCGGTACGCCGCGCTGGTGCAACAGCAGACGGCGCGGCTGACCGGGCGCGCCACGACCGGACGGTAG
- a CDS encoding type 2 lanthipeptide synthetase LanM family protein, which produces MATRGIATTHPKGVESDVLDNPTWWTALSLEERRRRPPVQSRTDAARARGTRRLDAWRTDKAVTGGLEPDFSRWHASGLDEDKLRLLAGESPESLRDRFPHPPPWLTSVARAWSVDLSEEVSGFDDGWPADDLGPAAGLLALVHPLSSWYQRRLHEELNRLSSSYGHDAEVPHSHPLLRPHHDAHLAMTTPVLVAQLQKARRAGALAGGTSAARFGDFVQQLREPACALRILAEFPTLTRELVDELETWLTVRRELAERVLADLPTLRAAFGVAGSSLNDIVDLRTGSGDTHRGGRSVSILTFRGGGKVVYKPRRLAAESHFYAVVDWLNAKGPAFPLRRLTLVERDAYGWAEFVRSEGCSDEDELRRFFWRHGAQVALLYLLRASDIHLENVIAAGEHPVVVDLEAIFQQVPPATRERRPLALPTEAVNRIEESVLATGLLPQRLIQQDGETVVATELSGMAGGNGDISPMKVPQWQDAGTDHMRRFRARTRIPGGQNLPTVDGAPVDPTRYAADVIAGFESCYRLLLDHRDELAAGDGLIAAFASDEIRFIALPTMVYGRILGESWHPAVLGDALDRDCLFELLATRHPHLPGSQSVAASEIRQLARRDIPFFWTRPDSRDLYDDRGVVVRDFFPRSGLDLVQDRIAGLSAADLRQQRWAVSASLAALQLGESPRAPRPRVHTMPPDDIDQALAERAAVRIGDQLLHTALGDPEHRPVWLTLAMVTDRHWSVVPTGFESYSGLPGIALFLAQLGAQTDLSRFRSAAEAIAAMLSDHVDAVLDWHETDRNMLGLGGFSELGGYVHTLARLGALWRAQPLLAQAHRLTPELVRRFEDDHHLDVVAGTAGAALAVRTLHAVAPSAETVMALRAAGDRLLATATAYDGGGGGLAWRTALAARSPLLGFSHGVSGIAYALVEIAKATGEQRFLDGAERAVRYEHSQYDAAAGNWPDLRDASPEGTFMNAWCHGAAGVGLARAAMLGDLHLPEARVDLDAAIAAVRHELVDGGEVSGTGNDCLCHGDLGLAETLLTAGRATGDGALVATARRTARVVAETVLAEEERCGVPDGLHVPGLLMGTAGIGYGLLRAARPELVPNVLLLEPPAADRADLEEASCPASR; this is translated from the coding sequence ATGGCCACACGCGGCATCGCAACGACCCATCCCAAGGGCGTCGAGAGCGATGTGTTAGACAACCCCACCTGGTGGACCGCGCTGTCCCTGGAGGAACGGCGACGACGACCACCGGTGCAATCGAGGACCGATGCCGCCCGCGCCCGGGGAACGCGCCGACTCGACGCCTGGCGGACCGACAAAGCCGTCACCGGCGGTCTGGAGCCGGACTTCTCCCGGTGGCACGCATCGGGTCTCGACGAGGACAAGCTGCGGCTGCTGGCCGGCGAGTCGCCCGAGAGCCTGCGCGACCGCTTCCCGCACCCTCCGCCCTGGCTGACGAGCGTGGCGCGCGCCTGGTCGGTCGATCTGTCCGAGGAGGTATCCGGGTTCGACGACGGGTGGCCGGCCGACGATCTCGGCCCGGCCGCCGGCCTGCTGGCACTGGTCCATCCGCTGTCGTCCTGGTACCAGCGACGCCTGCATGAGGAACTGAACCGGCTCAGCAGCTCGTACGGCCACGATGCCGAGGTCCCCCACAGCCATCCCCTGCTGCGGCCACACCACGATGCGCATCTGGCGATGACCACTCCCGTGCTGGTGGCCCAGCTTCAGAAGGCACGTCGCGCCGGCGCACTGGCAGGGGGGACATCGGCGGCGCGGTTCGGCGATTTCGTCCAGCAGCTTCGCGAACCCGCCTGCGCGCTGCGCATTCTGGCGGAATTCCCGACGCTCACCCGGGAACTCGTCGATGAGTTGGAAACCTGGTTGACCGTCCGGCGTGAGCTGGCCGAGCGCGTGCTGGCCGACCTGCCCACGCTGCGTGCGGCGTTCGGTGTGGCCGGCAGCTCGCTGAACGACATCGTGGACCTCCGGACGGGCTCCGGCGACACGCACCGCGGTGGACGCAGCGTGTCGATTCTGACCTTTCGCGGTGGTGGCAAGGTGGTCTACAAACCACGTCGCCTTGCCGCCGAGTCGCATTTCTACGCCGTCGTCGACTGGCTCAACGCAAAGGGCCCGGCCTTCCCCCTGCGACGCCTGACCCTGGTGGAGCGCGACGCCTACGGCTGGGCCGAGTTCGTTCGCTCCGAGGGCTGCTCCGACGAGGACGAGCTCCGCCGCTTCTTCTGGCGCCACGGCGCCCAGGTAGCCCTGCTGTATCTGTTGCGCGCCTCCGACATTCACCTGGAGAACGTCATCGCCGCCGGCGAACACCCGGTCGTCGTCGACCTGGAGGCGATCTTCCAGCAGGTACCTCCCGCCACCCGCGAGAGGCGGCCTTTGGCACTCCCCACCGAGGCCGTGAACCGGATCGAGGAGTCCGTTCTGGCGACGGGCCTGCTTCCGCAGCGGCTGATCCAGCAGGACGGCGAGACCGTCGTGGCTACCGAGCTGTCCGGGATGGCCGGCGGCAACGGGGACATCAGCCCGATGAAGGTGCCGCAGTGGCAGGACGCCGGCACCGACCACATGCGGCGGTTCCGGGCACGGACGAGGATACCCGGCGGCCAGAATCTGCCCACCGTGGACGGTGCGCCCGTGGACCCCACCCGGTACGCCGCCGACGTGATCGCCGGCTTCGAGTCCTGCTACCGACTACTGCTCGACCATCGTGACGAGCTGGCTGCCGGCGACGGACTCATCGCCGCGTTCGCCTCCGACGAGATCCGGTTCATCGCGCTGCCGACCATGGTGTACGGCCGGATTCTCGGGGAGTCGTGGCACCCGGCCGTGCTGGGCGACGCTCTGGACCGTGACTGCCTGTTCGAGCTTCTCGCCACGCGCCACCCGCACCTTCCGGGAAGCCAGTCCGTGGCCGCCAGCGAGATCCGGCAACTCGCCCGGCGCGACATCCCGTTCTTCTGGACCCGGCCCGACTCCCGGGACCTGTACGACGACCGCGGCGTCGTGGTGCGCGACTTCTTTCCCCGCAGCGGGCTGGACCTCGTACAGGACCGAATCGCCGGGCTCTCCGCCGCCGACCTCCGGCAACAGCGCTGGGCGGTGTCCGCGTCGCTGGCCGCGCTCCAGCTCGGTGAGAGCCCGCGCGCCCCGCGACCACGGGTCCACACCATGCCGCCCGACGACATCGACCAGGCGCTCGCCGAGCGCGCCGCCGTCCGCATCGGCGACCAGCTGCTGCACACCGCGCTCGGCGACCCGGAGCACCGGCCGGTGTGGCTGACCCTCGCCATGGTGACCGACCGCCACTGGAGCGTCGTCCCGACAGGGTTCGAAAGCTACAGCGGCCTGCCCGGCATCGCGCTGTTTCTCGCCCAACTCGGTGCACAGACCGACTTGTCGAGGTTCCGCTCCGCAGCCGAGGCCATCGCAGCGATGCTCAGTGACCACGTTGACGCCGTGCTCGACTGGCACGAAACCGACCGGAACATGCTCGGCCTCGGAGGGTTCAGCGAACTCGGCGGCTACGTTCACACGCTCGCCCGGCTCGGCGCCCTGTGGCGGGCGCAGCCGCTCCTGGCTCAGGCACATCGCCTCACACCCGAACTCGTGCGCCGATTCGAGGACGACCACCATCTCGACGTGGTGGCGGGGACCGCCGGTGCGGCGCTTGCGGTGCGTACCCTGCACGCGGTCGCCCCGTCCGCGGAGACCGTGATGGCCCTGCGGGCCGCAGGCGACCGGCTGCTCGCCACGGCCACGGCATACGACGGCGGTGGCGGCGGCTTGGCTTGGCGCACCGCCCTCGCCGCGCGTTCACCACTGCTCGGCTTCTCACACGGCGTGTCCGGGATCGCCTACGCATTGGTCGAGATCGCCAAGGCCACGGGTGAGCAGCGGTTCCTCGACGGGGCCGAGCGAGCCGTGCGGTACGAGCACAGCCAGTACGACGCCGCCGCGGGCAACTGGCCGGACCTGCGAGATGCCAGCCCGGAGGGCACCTTCATGAACGCGTGGTGCCACGGCGCAGCCGGCGTCGGCCTCGCCCGCGCGGCCATGCTCGGCGACCTGCACCTTCCCGAGGCACGCGTCGACCTCGACGCCGCGATCGCCGCTGTGCGGCACGAACTCGTGGACGGCGGCGAAGTCTCCGGTACCGGCAATGACTGCCTGTGCCACGGTGACCTCGGCCTGGCCGAAACACTGCTGACCGCCGGCCGGGCCACAGGCGACGGTGCGCTCGTCGCAACAGCGCGCCGCACCGCGCGTGTGGTCGCGGAGACCGTGCTCGCCGAAGAGGAGCGCTGCGGAGTACCCGACGGGCTGCACGTGCCCGGGCTGCTGATGGGCACTGCCGGCATCGGCTACGGACTGCTGCGGGCGGCTCGGCCGGAACTCGTCCCGAACGTGCTGCTGCTCGAACCCCCCGCCGCCGACCGTGCTGACCTCGAGGAGGCATCGTGCCCCGCGTCCCGGTGA
- a CDS encoding mersacidin/lichenicidin family type 2 lantibiotic has protein sequence MNTAARAWKDPVFRATLDDSELAGLPDHPVGIVQLDGLAVDGAWGAGTESTATMGCCNGLPYTFRTCLTCYPLWTCRTCWGCS, from the coding sequence GTGAATACCGCAGCGAGGGCGTGGAAAGACCCGGTATTCCGGGCCACGCTCGACGACAGCGAACTTGCCGGGCTGCCGGACCACCCGGTCGGCATCGTCCAGTTGGACGGACTCGCCGTGGACGGGGCCTGGGGCGCCGGCACCGAGTCCACCGCGACGATGGGCTGCTGCAACGGGTTGCCCTACACGTTCCGCACGTGCCTCACCTGCTACCCCCTGTGGACGTGCCGCACGTGCTGGGGCTGCTCGTGA
- a CDS encoding mersacidin/lichenicidin family type 2 lantibiotic: MDVPHVLGLLVNAAVRAWKDPAFRTTLDEAALAALPDSPVGVVGGIDADLAEIFGGDRPFTFHTCFTCAWGSLGCTNTCWVMTTGCTSGSC; this comes from the coding sequence GTGGACGTGCCGCACGTGCTGGGGCTGCTCGTGAACGCGGCCGTGCGTGCGTGGAAGGATCCCGCGTTCCGCACGACGCTCGACGAGGCCGCTCTCGCGGCACTGCCCGACAGTCCGGTGGGTGTCGTCGGCGGCATCGACGCGGACCTGGCCGAGATCTTCGGCGGGGACCGGCCGTTCACCTTCCACACCTGCTTCACCTGCGCCTGGGGCAGCCTCGGCTGCACCAACACCTGCTGGGTCATGACGACGGGCTGCACCTCGGGCAGCTGCTGA
- a CDS encoding type 2 lanthipeptide synthetase LanM family protein, whose amino-acid sequence MLDQISCTPNWWRGLTRSERTEDGTTPSISEEQRDYGRRRREAWRGGYIVRDADIRLDRWERLGLTEDRIMELLAEPAEALVARLPDRPDWLNAVSEAWRRFGSVRLDDLGIGDPRADCGHDSHDGQAPHEHAPYDQTTGNVVFLNLIAPLLAWSRDELACRVTELSARHRREERLPPSHTLLQPPLDRLLQMILSVMVLEVNVARLEGRLAGATPGERMASFVEHIREPATALRMLAEYPVLARELVACLRTAVNVRAEFTERLLTDLPELRQTFGGTWHGLADLAHISFGAGDTHRGGRTVAILTFTDGRKLVYKPRSLRVEVHFNQVLDWLNARGLRHQLRPLRVLDRGEYGWVEHVDTASCDHEDQVDRFFWRQGAYLALFYALCGSDMHLENVIAAGEHPVLVDLEAIFQVPPRLAGDQPAPLSLGDAPRVVRDSVLRVGLLPERIITVDEEGIYDAEVSGLAGVGGQLSPGRMPTFVGSGTDEVRVVRDRREMPETQNLVRLAGRQVDALAHIESLAAGFTECYRIIETHRDDLLAAEGPIAGFGDDEVRFIPRPTMTYGRVQMESWHPDLLRDALDREIFFEVLSSGFVDLPDRDVLLASEQRQLADQDIPSFHTTPDSTDLFDSYGVVAHDFLETTGLDAVRARIGAMSEEDLRRQLWCIRASMSGLTVGTSNSGKGEPRPLPDAEIAPDLAIRGARVVADLLLDAALTADGKAPSWLSVNFVGDRFWKVGHAGLDLYSGVPGVALFLAQLAAVTGDPRYRRPAEQLAQQLADTIEHLSPGEDRGAGLAIGGFSELGGLIYVLTRLSEILREPTLVEAARHAATMCHARFAEDKVLDVISGTAGAALAILALHRAHPHDRTFDAIKAAGTTIAARAVDVPGGTAWRAEFEDSPALLGFSHGASGIAYALALIAQVTGEGRLAELCGRALRYERHHLSPERRNWPDLRTISGPGAFMNAWCHGAGGVGLARAAMLRLPVLSPWHDLIREDLVIATGRVRDDLVVDGRYTGIGNDSICHGDLGLAETLLAAGSVLGEPDDTVLGRRCARAVAEQVLAGAPRPGVPQRVSTPGLLMGLAGIGYGLLRAAMPERVPNVLLLEAPCHGGEPGRSPVFEGTAEQQVAATP is encoded by the coding sequence ATGCTCGACCAGATTTCCTGCACACCGAACTGGTGGCGTGGCCTGACCCGGTCGGAACGGACCGAAGACGGCACAACCCCATCCATCTCCGAGGAGCAGCGCGACTACGGCCGCCGACGGCGCGAGGCATGGCGTGGCGGCTACATCGTGCGCGACGCAGACATACGGCTGGACCGCTGGGAGCGCCTCGGGCTCACCGAGGACCGGATCATGGAACTGCTGGCAGAGCCGGCCGAGGCGCTCGTCGCCCGCCTCCCCGACCGGCCGGACTGGCTGAACGCAGTCTCCGAGGCGTGGCGACGGTTCGGGTCGGTGCGGCTCGACGATCTCGGCATCGGCGACCCACGGGCCGACTGCGGCCACGACAGTCACGACGGCCAGGCTCCGCACGAACATGCTCCGTACGACCAGACCACCGGGAACGTGGTGTTCTTGAACCTGATCGCGCCCTTGCTGGCGTGGAGTCGGGACGAACTCGCCTGCCGGGTCACCGAGTTGTCTGCCCGCCACAGGCGCGAGGAGCGCCTACCGCCCAGCCACACCCTGTTGCAACCGCCTCTGGACCGACTCCTCCAGATGATCCTCTCCGTGATGGTCCTGGAGGTGAACGTCGCTCGGCTCGAGGGCCGGCTGGCTGGCGCGACGCCGGGCGAGCGGATGGCCTCGTTCGTCGAGCACATCCGCGAGCCGGCGACGGCCCTCCGTATGCTCGCCGAGTATCCGGTCCTGGCCCGGGAACTGGTCGCCTGTCTGCGAACCGCGGTGAACGTCCGGGCCGAGTTCACCGAGCGCCTTCTCACCGACCTGCCGGAGCTCCGTCAGACCTTCGGCGGGACCTGGCACGGATTGGCCGATCTCGCCCACATCAGCTTCGGCGCCGGTGACACCCATCGCGGCGGCCGGACCGTGGCGATCCTCACCTTCACCGACGGCCGCAAGCTGGTGTACAAACCACGCAGCCTCCGCGTAGAGGTCCATTTCAACCAGGTCCTCGACTGGCTCAACGCGAGGGGACTCCGCCATCAGCTCCGGCCGCTGCGCGTCCTGGACCGAGGCGAGTACGGCTGGGTGGAACACGTCGACACGGCGTCGTGCGACCACGAGGACCAGGTGGACCGCTTCTTCTGGCGGCAGGGTGCCTACCTGGCGCTCTTCTACGCTCTCTGCGGCTCGGACATGCACTTGGAGAACGTCATCGCAGCGGGGGAGCATCCCGTCCTCGTGGACCTGGAGGCCATCTTCCAGGTGCCGCCCCGCCTCGCCGGCGATCAGCCGGCGCCGCTCTCGCTGGGCGACGCCCCGCGCGTGGTCCGGGACTCGGTCCTGCGGGTCGGCCTGCTGCCGGAGCGGATCATCACTGTTGACGAAGAGGGCATCTATGACGCGGAAGTCAGCGGTCTCGCCGGCGTCGGCGGCCAGCTCTCGCCCGGTCGTATGCCCACCTTCGTCGGAAGCGGCACCGACGAGGTGCGGGTGGTGCGGGACCGGCGCGAAATGCCGGAGACGCAGAACCTCGTGCGGCTGGCCGGTCGCCAGGTCGACGCCCTCGCGCACATCGAGTCTCTGGCCGCCGGATTCACCGAGTGCTATCGGATCATCGAGACGCACCGCGACGACTTGCTCGCCGCCGAGGGGCCGATCGCCGGGTTCGGCGACGACGAGGTGCGGTTCATACCGCGCCCCACGATGACGTACGGCCGCGTGCAGATGGAGTCCTGGCACCCGGACCTGCTGCGCGACGCGCTCGACCGCGAAATCTTCTTCGAGGTGCTGTCGTCGGGGTTCGTCGACCTGCCGGACCGGGACGTGCTGCTCGCCAGCGAGCAACGCCAGCTCGCCGACCAGGACATCCCTTCTTTCCACACCACGCCCGACTCGACCGATCTCTTCGACAGTTACGGCGTGGTCGCGCACGACTTCCTGGAGACCACCGGGCTGGACGCGGTGCGGGCCCGGATCGGCGCGATGTCCGAAGAGGACCTGCGCCGACAGCTGTGGTGTATCCGGGCGTCCATGTCCGGGCTCACCGTCGGCACGTCCAACTCCGGGAAGGGCGAGCCGAGGCCGCTGCCGGACGCGGAGATCGCCCCGGACCTCGCGATCCGGGGTGCGCGTGTGGTCGCCGACCTGCTGCTCGACGCGGCCCTGACCGCTGACGGCAAAGCCCCCTCCTGGCTTTCGGTGAACTTCGTCGGCGACCGCTTCTGGAAGGTCGGGCACGCCGGCCTCGATCTGTACAGCGGAGTTCCCGGGGTGGCGCTGTTCCTGGCGCAGCTCGCTGCGGTCACAGGTGACCCGCGATACCGCCGTCCCGCCGAGCAGCTCGCCCAGCAACTGGCGGACACAATCGAGCACCTGAGCCCTGGTGAGGACCGCGGTGCCGGGCTGGCGATCGGCGGCTTCAGCGAGCTCGGCGGCCTTATCTACGTGCTGACCCGATTGTCCGAGATACTGCGGGAGCCGACGCTGGTCGAGGCGGCCCGGCACGCCGCGACGATGTGCCACGCCCGATTCGCCGAGGACAAGGTCCTCGATGTGATCAGCGGCACCGCTGGGGCGGCACTGGCGATCCTCGCCCTTCATCGCGCTCACCCCCACGATCGGACCTTCGACGCCATCAAGGCTGCCGGAACGACAATCGCGGCCCGGGCGGTCGACGTCCCCGGCGGCACCGCGTGGCGGGCCGAGTTCGAGGACTCTCCAGCGCTGCTCGGGTTCTCGCACGGCGCCAGCGGCATCGCCTATGCGTTGGCCCTGATAGCCCAGGTCACCGGTGAGGGCCGGTTGGCCGAGCTGTGCGGGCGGGCGCTGCGCTATGAGCGGCACCACCTTTCACCGGAGCGCCGGAACTGGCCCGATCTGCGGACCATCAGCGGTCCGGGCGCCTTCATGAACGCATGGTGCCACGGCGCCGGCGGTGTCGGTCTGGCGCGCGCCGCCATGCTGCGACTGCCGGTCCTGTCGCCGTGGCACGACCTCATCCGCGAGGATCTCGTGATCGCGACCGGCCGGGTCCGCGACGACCTGGTCGTCGACGGCCGCTACACGGGTATCGGCAACGACTCGATCTGCCATGGAGATCTCGGGCTGGCCGAGACCCTGCTGGCGGCCGGCTCGGTGCTCGGCGAGCCGGATGACACGGTACTGGGTCGGCGGTGCGCGCGAGCCGTCGCCGAGCAGGTCCTGGCCGGTGCGCCCCGGCCCGGGGTGCCGCAGCGTGTCAGCACGCCGGGCCTGCTGATGGGACTCGCCGGCATCGGCTACGGCTTGCTCCGTGCGGCGATGCCAGAGCGCGTTCCGAACGTGCTGTTGCTGGAGGCGCCCTGCCACGGCGGGGAGCCGGGCAGGTCACCCGTGTTCGAAGGCACGGCAGAGCAGCAGGTGGCCGCCACTCCGTGA
- a CDS encoding AfsR/SARP family transcriptional regulator translates to MDAEQFERRCSAGRQALTSGTPAEAMEHLGHAMALWRGSAMVDVVDAPAIAAEQIRLNERRLTATELWLRAGLACGRHDVLIPELESLVTAHPLREHFRELLMTALYESGRRADALSVYRNLRRTLREELGIDPGAGIQRLERTILQGGEVNMPLLPVPVDR, encoded by the coding sequence TTGGACGCCGAACAGTTCGAGAGGCGCTGCTCGGCCGGCCGACAGGCGCTCACCTCGGGCACGCCCGCCGAGGCGATGGAGCATCTCGGCCACGCGATGGCGCTTTGGCGGGGGTCGGCCATGGTGGACGTCGTGGACGCTCCCGCGATCGCCGCCGAGCAGATCCGTCTCAACGAGCGGCGGCTCACCGCCACCGAGCTGTGGTTGCGCGCGGGGCTGGCCTGCGGTCGGCATGACGTACTGATTCCTGAGCTCGAGTCCCTGGTAACCGCGCACCCGCTACGGGAGCACTTCCGCGAGCTGCTGATGACCGCGCTCTACGAGAGCGGCCGGCGGGCCGACGCGCTCAGCGTCTACCGGAACCTGCGCCGCACGCTCAGGGAGGAGCTGGGCATCGATCCCGGGGCCGGTATCCAGCGGTTGGAACGCACCATTCTGCAGGGAGGTGAGGTCAACATGCCGCTCCTTCCCGTACCTGTCGATCGTTGA
- a CDS encoding endonuclease/exonuclease/phosphatase family protein — protein sequence MIAEVNADILLTVEVEDRLTLHRFNKQVLAGQFDTEPYPFNLLIDGNDIRGIDVGLFSRHPITSVRSHIFDKKDSRDIFSRDCPEFEIDIDGEPLWLLGNHFKSKRGGGGGDKRKLQAERVAQLYQAALERSAHVVVAGDLNDTPGSPPLMFLEATSLKEAMNHDSYEGPPGTHGKCTNLNDKIDYLMFSPELFARVDKVEVERRGIFEFGTPFDTVTGPGDQASDHAAIVAELDL from the coding sequence GTGATCGCCGAGGTCAACGCCGACATACTGCTGACGGTCGAAGTCGAGGACCGGCTCACCCTGCACCGCTTCAACAAACAGGTGCTGGCAGGCCAGTTCGATACAGAGCCGTATCCGTTCAACCTGCTGATCGACGGCAACGACATTCGCGGCATCGACGTGGGGCTGTTCAGCCGACACCCGATCACCTCCGTACGCTCGCACATCTTCGACAAGAAGGATTCCCGGGACATCTTCAGCCGGGACTGCCCGGAATTCGAGATCGACATCGATGGCGAACCGCTCTGGCTCCTCGGAAACCACTTCAAGAGCAAGCGCGGCGGCGGAGGTGGCGACAAGCGCAAGCTCCAGGCCGAGCGTGTCGCCCAGCTCTACCAGGCCGCGCTCGAACGCTCGGCCCATGTCGTAGTCGCCGGGGACCTCAACGACACCCCGGGCAGCCCGCCGCTCATGTTCCTCGAGGCCACCAGCCTCAAGGAAGCGATGAACCACGACAGTTACGAGGGGCCGCCCGGCACCCATGGGAAGTGTACGAACCTCAACGACAAGATCGACTACCTGATGTTCTCCCCGGAGCTGTTCGCCAGGGTGGACAAGGTCGAGGTAGAGCGGCGTGGGATCTTCGAGTTCGGTACCCCGTTCGACACCGTGACCGGACCCGGCGACCAGGCTTCCGACCACGCTGCCATCGTCGCCGAGCTCGACCTGTAA